A single window of Puniceicoccus vermicola DNA harbors:
- the dapA gene encoding 4-hydroxy-tetrahydrodipicolinate synthase has protein sequence MTAGISIFKGVQTALATPMRDGEVAWDDLERLVLSQMEEGVDGLVAVGTTGESPTLNHDEHIGVIRRVGELAKGRTPVIAGTGSNSTTEALELSQEAEKAGADALLLVAPYYNKPNQEGLFLHFSAIAEATELPIILYSIPSRCGIEIGVDTVARLYEKYPQICGMKEAGGSCDRVTELVQKLGSDFAVMSGDDALTPPFMSFGATGVISVASNLYVSPLREMVSAANTNPARAREIFEKFAPLFSTLFVEPNPVPVKFALAEKGMISSPEVRLPLAPISKPTQDLIRKVLADLD, from the coding sequence ATGACCGCAGGAATTTCGATTTTCAAGGGAGTGCAAACTGCATTGGCGACCCCGATGCGCGACGGAGAAGTGGCTTGGGACGACCTCGAGCGGCTGGTTTTGTCGCAGATGGAGGAAGGCGTCGACGGTCTGGTGGCTGTTGGCACCACCGGGGAGTCACCGACGTTGAACCATGATGAGCACATCGGAGTCATCCGCCGTGTCGGTGAGCTGGCCAAGGGGCGTACGCCCGTCATCGCGGGCACCGGGTCGAACTCGACGACAGAGGCCCTCGAGCTTTCCCAGGAAGCCGAAAAGGCCGGAGCCGACGCGCTGCTGCTCGTTGCACCCTATTACAACAAGCCGAATCAAGAAGGCCTTTTTCTCCATTTCTCGGCGATTGCTGAAGCCACCGAGCTCCCCATCATTCTCTACTCGATCCCATCCCGTTGCGGAATCGAGATCGGTGTGGATACGGTCGCACGGCTTTACGAAAAGTATCCTCAGATCTGCGGAATGAAGGAAGCCGGCGGTTCCTGTGATCGCGTGACCGAGCTAGTCCAAAAGTTGGGCTCTGATTTCGCAGTCATGAGCGGTGACGATGCCCTCACCCCACCCTTCATGTCCTTTGGGGCTACGGGCGTGATCAGTGTCGCCTCGAACCTCTACGTTTCCCCCTTGAGGGAAATGGTTTCCGCTGCCAACACGAATCCAGCCCGCGCCCGGGAGATCTTCGAGAAATTTGCTCCCCTCTTTAGCACTCTTTTCGTCGAGCCAAATCCGGTGCCGGTGAAGTTCGCCCTCGCGGAGAAAGGAATGATCTCCAGCCCGGAAGTTCGTCTGCCGCTGGCACCGATCTCAAAGCCGACCCAGGACCTCATTCGCAAGGTTCTCGCGGACCTCGACTGA